The Polyangium mundeleinium genome contains the following window.
TACAAGCCGGAGAAGGCGCCGCCCGGGTTCGACGTGAAGACGCTCGTGAAACAATTCATGAGCCAGACCGGCGCCGCGCACGCGGGCGAGAGCGACGCGAAGGAGTACGAGTGGCGCGTGCTCTTCGTGGCCGGCATGTGGTTCCAGGATCTCTTCAATTACGATTTCCGCCGGACGGAGATGTGCATCATCCCCTACGGCACGCAGATGGGCGAGATCAGCTTCTGCGCGTACAACACGGGCGTGGGCTGGCGCAACGTGCTCGAAAAGATCAAGGCGAACGCCACGGTCGCCGAGTGGTACCGCAAATACGGCAGGCACCCGATCTACGCGAAGAACAAGGACCTCGCCCTGCCCGACTTCGAGAACTCCCTCACCGTGAAGGAACACGAACTCGCCAAGCAGGAGCGGAAGAAGGCCGTCCGCTTGCCGATCGTGCCGTCCTAGTCCCCAGGTCTCGTGTCCTGAGCGACGCACACACGACGACGTGAGGCGTGCATGCGCGCGCGCGATTGCACGCCGCCCGCCGAAGGATGGACGTGGGCGCGGGTCGGGTCCGTGCTCTGTGTTGGGGTCACCACACATCCAGGATATGCGCCACCATGAGGAGGTGGCGCCATGCGTGGGGCGAACCGTTACATGTTGGGCTCGTGTCTGTTTTTGGGTGTGTGGTCCTGGGCGATCGGCGGTTGCACGGACCAAGGTGCGCCGCTCCCGGGGGTGGACGTCGCGCGCGGGGGCGCATTGCACGCCCAGGCCCCGGGGACAACGACGCGCATGGATTTCGCCTGGACGCAGGCCGCGTGGATGGCCACAGACCGCGGGGTGCCGAGGGCGACGCTGCTCACGGATGGCCGGGTGCTCGTCACGGGCGGCTCGGGCTTCGAGGACGGAGTCGAGACGGTGCTGGCCTCGGCCGAGCTCTACGATCCGCAGACGAATACCTTCTCGGCGGCCGCGTCGATGATCAGACCACGCAACTGGCATACGGCCACGCGCCTCCCGGACGGCCGGGTCCTCGTCGTGGGGGGGTTCTCGTTCAATTCGTCCGATGAGGAAGGGTTTTACCCCCCGGAGCCGAGCGCCGAGATCTACGATCCGGCGACGGATACTTGGGTTTACGCGACCCATCCGGACGCCGTGCACAAGGCACATTCCGCGGCGCTCCTCTCGAACGGCCAGGTGCTCATCGTGGGGGGCAGCGGTCAGACCGCGGCCGAGCTCTACGATCCACAGACGAATACATGGTCGAGCGCCGGTGGGACCAGCGCCGAGTATTCCTGCGGCTCGGCGACCGAGCTGCCGGATGGCAAGGTGTTCGTCCGCGGCGTTGATGCGGCGGAGCTTTACGATCCCGCAAGCAACTCCTGGAGCTGGATCGGCGCGCCCATCACCGATTGCACCGACGCCACGTCCGCGTTGCTCTCAACGGGGAAGGTGCTGTTCACGAACGGCTCGAGCGCCGAAGTGTACGATCCGGCCACGAACCAGTGGTCGCTCGCCGCCCCGCTCCTCACGGGCCGCTACGGCCATACCGGTGTTGCGCTCGACGGGGGCGCATTCATGGTCGCGGGCGGCGCGATCGAAGATGTGTCGATGGCGTCCACGGAGATCTACGATTCGGCAACCGACACATGGTCCGCCGGCCCGCCGATGGCCGAAAAGCGCTACCTGCACGCCTCCACGCGCCTCGCCGATGGCAGGGTGCTCGTCCTCGGAGGGTACGAACATCCGGGGAATCGCCTGAACAGCGCCGAGGTCTTCGACGCATCGGGCGAAGCCGGTGCGGGTGGAGCTGGAGGAATGGGCGCTGGAGGAGCTGGCGGCGGCGGAGCTGGAGGAGCTGGCGGCGGCGGCGGAGCTGGAGGAGCTGGCGGCGGCGCTGGAGGAATGGCCGCGACCAGTACAGGCGCGGGAGCTTCCTCGGGCGGAGGCACCGAAGTCGGCAAGGGGTGTAGCTTCCGCAGGCCCGAGGCGGTGCCGAGCGCGGGCCTCTGGCTCTGCCTGCCGCTGCTCGCCGCCGCGCGCCGTCGCAAGCGCTAGTGGCGCGCGCGAGCGCCTCGCTCACGGGCGCTTTTTGGCGCGCGCCATCATGCCTTCGAGCCGGCCCCCGCTCGACAAGAACCACGCCTCGGCCTGCGCGACCGTCTGAAACACGGCGGCCCCGTCATCGGCGGCGTTGTGCGCGACGAGCGTCGCGAGCCCGTGCTGCCGCGGCGTCGTGACGAGCCACGCCGTCCGGATCTGCCGCCGCCGGAGCAGCTTCTGGCAGGTCCCGAGGCCCACGCGCGCCATCACCGTAAAATCGGTGAGCCCGCGGATGTCCATGAGCACGAGCTTCGTGCCCGCCTGGTTGGCGAGCGCGTCCACGGTCTGCGCGGTGAGCTCCTCCGCGATCAGATCCCCGAGCGCACCGCCGATCTCGATCGTCACCCGATCCGGCGGAGTCGTCGTGAAGTGGAACCAGTGTTGCGCCATCGAGGCAGACCACCCACCATCCTACGCGAACTCCCCGCTCGTCAACCACCTCACGACATCGATCGCAACGGATTCCTCACGACGAGGATTTGTCCGTCCAAGGGACACTTACACTCAGTCCGGCTCGGGGCAGCCGTCGTCGTCGTCCTTGCCGTCCTCGTCTTCCTTGACCTTGGGGCACTTGTCTTCGTTGTCGGGCACGCCGTCGTCGTCGTTGTCGCCGTCGGGGCAGCCGTCGTGGTCCTCGAACCCGTCCTTGTCCTCGGGGAGCTCGCGGCACTGATCGGCCTCGTCCGGCACACCGTCCTGGTCGACATCCCGCACACGCGGGGCCCAACCGATGCCCAACATGGCACGCAAGGGTCCGGTGCCGAGCCCGCCGAAAAACCCCCGCGACACGCCGGCGAGGAGGGAAAAATCCCCGAGCTGCGCGCGCGCCCCGAGCCCCGCCTCGAACGCGGTGAGGGTGCGGTTCTGCGCAGGGTTCATGGGGTAGATCGGCACGTGCCCGTTCGTCTCGACGAAGACGGTGAAGCGGCCAGCTTCGTCGATGCCGAGGGCCTGCGGCCGGAAGGAGAGGCCGAAGGAGAACGGGAGCTCGTGTCCGACGCGCTGGCGGCAGCCGTAGGGAAGGTCGGAGACGGGGATGTGCGCGCAGGCGAAGTTCTCGGTCTCGGCGCGGAGCTTGACGCCCGCGGCGAGGTGGAAGCCGAGGACGAGGAGGCGGTACTCGGCGAGCAAGCGCGTGGTGCTGGTGACGGCGCCTTCGCCGAGGAAGGAACCACGATCGCCGGTGGGGACGGTGAACCGCTCGTGAAGGCCGAGTGCGAAGCCGCCGAGGTCGCCGCCGGTGGGCGCGATGATGACCAGCTTGCCGGTGAACGCGAGGTCGCCGAGGGCCTGCTGGGGGATGTTCGTGGGTCCGAGCGTGGCGACGGAGTCGAAGTCGGGGGTGTCGCCCCGCTGGTACAGGGCGAACGGGAGGTCCGCGCCGAAGGAGAGGCGGCCGAGGGCGCCGATGTTGGCGACGAGGTCGCCGGTGAGCTGATGGCTGAGGACGTCGAACGCGTGCTCGTTCGTCACGGGATCACGGAGCGTGATCGGTTTGTACGCATACGAGCCGTAGACGGCGAGGTTCCAGTCGCCGTGCGCGGGCGTGGAGACGGGTTCGAGGAAGAGGCTCCCGGCAGGATCGGTGGAAGGACGGTACCCGCGCAGATCGAGCGAGGGCACGGGATCAGGCTCGATCGCAGCGGCCGAGCGCGTCACGAGGGACGCGGCCAGCGCGAGGCCCGTGGCAAGTCGCAAAGAGAAGAAAGGCATGACGCGGGCGTAGGTTAGCCCAGGTGAAACCTCGGAGAAAAGGGGCGCGGTTGTTCGGCGGTTCTTCGTCCCAAACGGACAAACCTCCCGACGGCGCGGGCTGTCCTTGCCCCTGGCCCCCCGCGAGCAGTAGGCTCCGGCCCGGCCCGTCATGAACGCCCCGCTGCGCGTCCCTCTCGGCATCGACGACTTCCAGAAGGTCCGGGAGGGCGGTCTGCTCTACGTCGACAAGACGCACCTCGTGACGGACTTGCTCGAAAAGGCCGGCGCCGAGGTCGTCCTGCTCCCGCGGCCGCGGCGGTTCGGCAAGAGCCTGAACCTCTCGATGGTCCGCTGCTTCTTCGAGAAGCGCGCGGAGGACCTCTCGCCTCTCTTTCGGGACCTCCGGGTTTGGCAGGCCGGCGACGCAGTCCGCGCGCATTTCCAGCGGTATCCGGTCATTCACTTGACGATGAAGGGCGCCAAGCAGGCGACCTTCGAGGCGTGCTGGAAGACCATCCGCGAGAAGATCGAGGCGCTCTTCCGGGAGCACAAGGCGCTGCTCACGAGCGGCGCGCTCGATGCACGGGAGGAGGAGAAGTACCGCGCCATCCTCGATGGCACCGCCGACGACGTGCTGTACGGGCGGGCTCTCCTCGACCTTTGCCACTACCTCCACCGAGCGCACGGCGAGCGCGTGCTCCTGCTCATCGACGAGTACGACGAGCCCATCCACGCGGGGTACACGCACGGGTACGCGCCCCGCATCCTGGATTTCTGCCGCGCCTTCTACGGTGAAGGATTAAAGGGCAATCCGCACCTCTTCCGCGCGGTGCTCACCGGTATTTTGCGCGTCGCGCGCGAGAGCATCTTCTCCGGCCTGAACAACGTCACCGTCTATTCCCTGCTGCGCTCGGAGTTCAATACCTGCTTCGGCTTCACCGAGCCGGAGGTCGAGCGCCTCCTCACCGCCGCCGGCCGGACGGACCGTCTGGAGACGCTGCGCGCCTGGTACAACGGGTATCTCTTCGGAGGCGAGGTCATCTACAATCCCTGGTCTGTCCTCAACTTCCTGGCCGCCGAGGACAAGGACCCCGAGCCCTACTGGCTTTCGACGAGCTCGAACGATCTCATCCGCGAGCTCCTCCAAGAGCGCGCCGTCGAGCTCGAACCCCTCTTCGAAGCCCTCCTGACCGGGGACTCCGTGGAAAAGGTGCTCGACGAGCACGTCCCGCTCGGGGAGCTGCGCACGAGCGAAAACGCGCTCTGGAGCCTGCTCGTCTTCGCCGGATACCTGAAGGCCGAGCGCCACTCGCGCGGGCCCATGGAGCGCCCCATGCACCGGCTCTCGATCCCCAATCGAGAGGTGCGCGAGCTTTACACGAGCACCTTCCGGGGATGGATGGCCGCGCGCCTCGGCGGTCGGGGCGGGGCTCTCGATGCGCTGCTCGACGCATTGCTGCGGGGAGACGCGGAGCGATTGGAGCGGCTGCTCCAGGCGTTCGTGACGAACGTCCTTTCGCACCATGACGTCGGGTTCTTCGGGCCGGAGCGCGTGTACCAGGCGTTCATCGTGGGCCTGCTGGCGACGCTGGAGCCGGACTACCAGGTCCGCTCGGACCGCGAATCCGGCCACGGGCGCGCGGACGTCCTCGTGCGCCCGGCTCGTCCGGGAAAGCCGGGCGTCGTGCTCGAATTGAAGGTCGTCAAGGCCGCGCGCCGCGCCCCGGAGAAAGCGCTCGCCGAAGGCCTCGCGCAGATCCGCGAGAAGGAGTACGCCGCCGAGCTACGGGCCGCAGGGGCCGAGCCGGTGCACGCGTTCGCCGCCGCGTTCGACGGAAAACGCGTATGGGTCCGCGCCGCGACGCTCTCGCCGGAGGAGCCCTCCCCCCGGAAAAAAGCGCGCAAGCGCTGAGCTGCGTCAGCGATACATCCGATCGATCCGCGTCTCCGGCGACCGCGGATCGAAGAGCACGAGCGCCACGTAGAACACCCACTCCGCCGGCTTCATCACGAGGTACACCACGTCCGACACCCACGCCGGGCGCAGGTGGTTGCACACGGGCCGCGCGAGGAGGTCGTATGTTCGTCGGGCCAAACGACCGAAGCGGGGCCAGCGCTCGTGGAGGAGATCCTCGAACGCGTTCGCCACCGCGAGCTGCCGGTTCACCACGATCGGTACGCCGCCGCGCCGGCCCATGCGGAGCGGGCGCACGAGCCAGGAATGACCGCGCGCGGCCACGGTGCAGAGGTAATGGCAATCGCCGGGGAGCACCTCCACCGGGAGCCGCGAGAGCGTGTAGTCGCACGTCCGCGTGAAGACCTGGAGCGCGCCCGCCGCGTGGCCCAGCCAAACCGCCTGGAGGACCGCGTGCGCGCCGAGCAGCACCGGCGACAAGGCGAGGGCGCGGAGCAGGGTCGGGAGATGGATCTTGTCGGGCAGGAAGGATTGCTCCGGGCCTTCACGATACACGGTAAGCGGTTTTCCGATGGCCCGCGCCTCCGCGCCCCGCGAGCGCAGGCGGTGGCGGAGCTCCGCGCCGTAGAGGATCACGGTCAGGACCGGGGACAAACAGGGCAAGAAGGCCGGCGGGAACACCACGCCAATGAGCACCCATTTGCCGAAATGCACCGCGAGCAGCACGTGGATGGCCATTCCCGCGAGCATGCCCGCGTGCACGAGGAGCTCGGCCATCGCCGGGTGCAACGCCGCGCGCCTGCGCCGCGAGACCACGTACGCGAGCGCCGTCACGAGGTGAAACGCGAGCAGGCCGAAGACCTCGGGCTCGGCGAGCGGGCGGAAGACCTCGCCGCTCGCCTCGCACTCCATCACCTGGCACGTCGCGTTGACGATGTGGTTGTAGAAAAGCCCCCACGCGGGGAGGATGCCGAGGACGAGGACGTCCGCCCACGCCAGAGCCGCGCCGCGCCCCTGCGTTCGGGTGCGACGGTAGAGCTTGATGACGGCCCAGATCCCGATGCCGACGGCCGCGATCCCGAAGCAGATGAACGCGAGGCCGCGGGCTCCCGTGGCGAGCGCGACGAGAGCCGCGACGGTCGGTGAGACGTACCCGATGACGAGCAACGTCACGAGCGCGGCGTCCGCGAGGCGGCTGTGCGTGGAGGGCGTCGGTTCGGGCACCACGAGCGGAGCCTCGGGCGGAGCCTCGGGCGGAGCCTCAGGCAAAGACCCAGGCGGCCACGTGAGGAGCGGCTCGGAACGCGGCAGGATCGCATGTTCGTCGGCGGGTGCCTCAGGCCCCTTGTCGCGTTCGTGTTCCTCGGAATCCATGCGCTCTCCGCGGCCCATCGTACCTCGTGCCCTGCGAGCTGACACGCGGATCCTACCCACGCCTACATACGCGGTACGGTGCGCAGCGCGCCAAACGTTCGCCTTCCCGCGCGAATCATGCGAAGAGTCGGAGCCATGGACGTCATCCGGATTCGCGGTGGAAAGCAGCTTCAGGGCAAGATCCGCGTGAGCGGCGCGAAGAACGCGGCGCTGCCGATCCTGTGCGCGACGCTCCTCTCGGACGGCGAGAGCATCCTGCGCAACGTGCCGGCGCTGAAGGACATCGAGACCACGGGGGAGCTGCTCCGGGTGCTCGGGCGCAACGTGATGGTCGACCCGCCCCTCGTGCGCGTCGCCGGCGGCCCCGAGGCGAACCCCGAGGCCCCCTACGAGCTCGTCAAGCAGATGCGCGCCAGCGTGCTCGTGCTCGGGCCCCTCGTCGCGCGCTACGGCCGCGCCAAGGTGAGCCTCCCCGGCGGATGCCAGATCGGCTCGCGCCCGGTCGACCAGCACTTGAAGGGCCTCGAAGCGCTCGGCGCGACGATCCGCCTCGCGAACGGCTACATCAACGCCGAGTGCAAGCGGCTGAAGGGCGCCGAGGTCGTCTTCGACATGCCGACCGTGACGGGCACCGAGAACATCATGATGGCCGCGGCGCTCGCGAAGGGCCGCAGCACGCTGGTCAACTGCGCCCGCGAGCCGGAGGTCGAGGAGCTCGGCCGCGTGCTGAACAAGATGGGCGCGCGCGTCGACGGCGCGGGCACGGACGTCATCCACATCGAGGGGCGTGACGAGCTCGACCCGTTCGACCATGCGATCATCTCGGACCGCATCGAGACCGGGACGTACATGGTCGCGGCGGCGGCAGCGGGCGGCGACGTGCTGCTCGAGAACGCGCCGCTCGAGGAC
Protein-coding sequences here:
- the murA gene encoding UDP-N-acetylglucosamine 1-carboxyvinyltransferase, whose product is MDVIRIRGGKQLQGKIRVSGAKNAALPILCATLLSDGESILRNVPALKDIETTGELLRVLGRNVMVDPPLVRVAGGPEANPEAPYELVKQMRASVLVLGPLVARYGRAKVSLPGGCQIGSRPVDQHLKGLEALGATIRLANGYINAECKRLKGAEVVFDMPTVTGTENIMMAAALAKGRSTLVNCAREPEVEELGRVLNKMGARVDGAGTDVIHIEGRDELDPFDHAIISDRIETGTYMVAAAAAGGDVLLENAPLEDLEAVVAKLRATGVEVGREGDCVRIRRDPDRPLRAVDVVTAPHPGFPTDMQAQFMVLMCLARGTSRIVETIFENRFMHVPELRRMGAEIDTDGHTAHVHGGRPLSGAKVMATDLRASASLVIAGLLATEGETEVLRVYHLDRGYEYMERKLATLGADTVRIKGQPG
- a CDS encoding Kelch repeat-containing protein; protein product: MRGANRYMLGSCLFLGVWSWAIGGCTDQGAPLPGVDVARGGALHAQAPGTTTRMDFAWTQAAWMATDRGVPRATLLTDGRVLVTGGSGFEDGVETVLASAELYDPQTNTFSAAASMIRPRNWHTATRLPDGRVLVVGGFSFNSSDEEGFYPPEPSAEIYDPATDTWVYATHPDAVHKAHSAALLSNGQVLIVGGSGQTAAELYDPQTNTWSSAGGTSAEYSCGSATELPDGKVFVRGVDAAELYDPASNSWSWIGAPITDCTDATSALLSTGKVLFTNGSSAEVYDPATNQWSLAAPLLTGRYGHTGVALDGGAFMVAGGAIEDVSMASTEIYDSATDTWSAGPPMAEKRYLHASTRLADGRVLVLGGYEHPGNRLNSAEVFDASGEAGAGGAGGMGAGGAGGGGAGGAGGGGGAGGAGGGAGGMAATSTGAGASSGGGTEVGKGCSFRRPEAVPSAGLWLCLPLLAAARRRKR
- a CDS encoding AAA family ATPase translates to MNAPLRVPLGIDDFQKVREGGLLYVDKTHLVTDLLEKAGAEVVLLPRPRRFGKSLNLSMVRCFFEKRAEDLSPLFRDLRVWQAGDAVRAHFQRYPVIHLTMKGAKQATFEACWKTIREKIEALFREHKALLTSGALDAREEEKYRAILDGTADDVLYGRALLDLCHYLHRAHGERVLLLIDEYDEPIHAGYTHGYAPRILDFCRAFYGEGLKGNPHLFRAVLTGILRVARESIFSGLNNVTVYSLLRSEFNTCFGFTEPEVERLLTAAGRTDRLETLRAWYNGYLFGGEVIYNPWSVLNFLAAEDKDPEPYWLSTSSNDLIRELLQERAVELEPLFEALLTGDSVEKVLDEHVPLGELRTSENALWSLLVFAGYLKAERHSRGPMERPMHRLSIPNREVRELYTSTFRGWMAARLGGRGGALDALLDALLRGDAERLERLLQAFVTNVLSHHDVGFFGPERVYQAFIVGLLATLEPDYQVRSDRESGHGRADVLVRPARPGKPGVVLELKVVKAARRAPEKALAEGLAQIREKEYAAELRAAGAEPVHAFAAAFDGKRVWVRAATLSPEEPSPRKKARKR
- a CDS encoding DUF6688 domain-containing protein, which encodes MDSEEHERDKGPEAPADEHAILPRSEPLLTWPPGSLPEAPPEAPPEAPLVVPEPTPSTHSRLADAALVTLLVIGYVSPTVAALVALATGARGLAFICFGIAAVGIGIWAVIKLYRRTRTQGRGAALAWADVLVLGILPAWGLFYNHIVNATCQVMECEASGEVFRPLAEPEVFGLLAFHLVTALAYVVSRRRRAALHPAMAELLVHAGMLAGMAIHVLLAVHFGKWVLIGVVFPPAFLPCLSPVLTVILYGAELRHRLRSRGAEARAIGKPLTVYREGPEQSFLPDKIHLPTLLRALALSPVLLGAHAVLQAVWLGHAAGALQVFTRTCDYTLSRLPVEVLPGDCHYLCTVAARGHSWLVRPLRMGRRGGVPIVVNRQLAVANAFEDLLHERWPRFGRLARRTYDLLARPVCNHLRPAWVSDVVYLVMKPAEWVFYVALVLFDPRSPETRIDRMYR